A window of Auraticoccus monumenti contains these coding sequences:
- a CDS encoding VOC family protein produces MTTGDPEGAGGRALHHLDLWVQDLGRAEAEWGWLLGLLDWEHDGNVLTHPDGTYLHLEHSPDQGDVPHDRLRPGVNHLAVLTEDRHLLDRIRSESSAHGWHELYADHYPHAGGEQHCALYLENSEGFEVEVVCEATR; encoded by the coding sequence ATGACCACCGGGGACCCCGAGGGCGCCGGCGGACGCGCCCTGCACCACCTCGACCTCTGGGTGCAGGACCTCGGCCGCGCCGAGGCCGAGTGGGGCTGGCTGCTGGGGCTGCTGGACTGGGAGCACGACGGCAACGTCCTCACCCACCCCGACGGCACCTACCTGCACCTGGAGCACTCCCCGGACCAGGGCGACGTCCCCCACGACCGGCTCCGACCCGGCGTCAACCACCTCGCGGTGCTGACCGAGGACCGTCACCTGCTGGACCGGATCCGCTCGGAGTCCAGCGCGCACGGCTGGCACGAGCTCTACGCCGACCACTACCCCCACGCCGGCGGCGAACAGCACTGCGCCCTCTACCTGGAGAACAGCGAGGGCTTCGAGGTGGAGGTGGTCTGCGAGGCCACCCGCTAG
- a CDS encoding acetyl/propionyl/methylcrotonyl-CoA carboxylase subunit alpha → MRESTVPISKVLVANRGEIAVRIIRAVADAGLVSVAVYADADRDALFTRLADEAHALGGATPAETYLDVAKLLAVAERTGADAVHPGYGFLAENAGFAQAVIDAGLTWIGPPPSAIDALGDKVRARHIAEKVGAPLVPGTADPVADAAEVLAFVDTHGLPIAIKAAFGGGGRGLKVARKRSEVAEMFESATREAVTAFGRGECFVERYLDQPRHVETQCLADSHGGVVVVSTRDCSLQRRHQKLVEEAPAPFLTEEQVETLYRSSKAILREAGYVGAGTCEFLVGTDGTISFLEVNTRLQVEHPVSEEVTGLDLVREQLRLADGEPLGYDDPPARGHSIEFRINAEDAGRGFVPAPGTLTEWLPPTGPGVRVDEGYLTGMTVPGSFDSLVAKVVVTGADRDQALARSRRALAEMRVEGMPTVLPFHRAVLDDPAFTAADGTFGVHTRWIETAFTGTVEPWSGTPGETPETEEPTTVVLEVNGKRVEVKVPAGFAAAAPAARASRPARRRAGSSSGAQAAPTEALTAPMQGTIVKLAVAEGDVVAEGDTVVVLEAMKMEQPLLAHRPGVVHGLTASVGATVGNGEVICEIRDTDG, encoded by the coding sequence GTGAGGGAGTCCACAGTGCCGATCAGCAAGGTGCTCGTCGCCAACCGCGGTGAGATCGCCGTCCGCATCATCCGCGCGGTCGCCGACGCCGGCCTGGTCAGCGTGGCCGTCTACGCCGACGCCGACCGCGACGCCCTCTTCACCCGGCTGGCCGACGAGGCCCACGCCCTCGGTGGCGCCACCCCCGCCGAGACCTACCTCGACGTCGCCAAGCTGCTGGCCGTGGCCGAGCGGACCGGCGCCGACGCCGTCCACCCCGGCTACGGCTTCCTGGCCGAGAACGCCGGCTTCGCCCAGGCCGTGATCGACGCCGGCCTGACCTGGATCGGTCCCCCGCCCAGCGCCATCGACGCCCTCGGCGACAAGGTCAGGGCCCGCCACATCGCCGAGAAGGTGGGCGCCCCGCTGGTGCCCGGCACCGCCGACCCGGTGGCCGACGCCGCGGAGGTGCTGGCGTTCGTCGACACCCACGGGCTGCCGATCGCCATCAAGGCGGCCTTCGGCGGCGGCGGGCGCGGCCTCAAGGTGGCCCGCAAGCGCAGCGAGGTCGCCGAGATGTTCGAGTCCGCCACCCGGGAGGCGGTCACCGCCTTCGGTCGTGGCGAGTGCTTCGTCGAGCGCTACCTGGACCAGCCGCGGCACGTGGAGACCCAGTGCCTGGCCGACAGCCACGGTGGCGTCGTCGTGGTCTCCACCCGCGACTGCTCCCTGCAGCGCCGCCACCAGAAGCTGGTCGAGGAGGCGCCCGCACCCTTCCTCACCGAGGAGCAGGTGGAGACCCTCTACCGCTCGTCCAAGGCGATCCTCCGCGAGGCGGGCTACGTCGGGGCGGGCACCTGCGAGTTCCTGGTGGGCACCGACGGCACCATCTCCTTCCTCGAGGTCAACACCCGGCTCCAGGTCGAGCACCCGGTCTCGGAGGAGGTGACCGGTCTGGACCTCGTCCGCGAGCAGCTCCGGCTCGCCGACGGGGAGCCGCTCGGCTACGACGACCCGCCCGCCCGCGGCCACTCGATCGAGTTCCGGATCAACGCCGAGGACGCCGGCCGCGGGTTCGTGCCCGCCCCCGGCACGCTCACCGAGTGGCTGCCGCCGACGGGTCCCGGCGTCCGCGTCGACGAGGGGTACCTGACCGGGATGACCGTGCCGGGCAGCTTCGACTCGCTGGTGGCCAAGGTGGTCGTCACCGGTGCCGACCGCGACCAGGCGCTGGCGCGCTCGCGACGCGCCCTGGCCGAGATGCGGGTCGAGGGCATGCCGACGGTGCTCCCCTTCCACCGCGCCGTCCTGGACGACCCCGCCTTCACCGCCGCCGACGGCACCTTCGGCGTCCACACCCGCTGGATCGAGACCGCCTTCACCGGGACCGTCGAGCCCTGGTCCGGTACCCCGGGCGAGACCCCCGAGACCGAGGAACCCACCACGGTGGTGCTCGAGGTCAACGGCAAGCGGGTCGAGGTCAAGGTGCCCGCCGGGTTCGCCGCGGCGGCCCCCGCGGCCAGGGCCTCGCGTCCGGCCCGGCGTCGGGCCGGGTCCTCCTCCGGCGCCCAGGCCGCGCCGACCGAGGCGCTGACCGCGCCGATGCAGGGCACCATCGTCAAGCTGGCCGTGGCCGAGGGCGACGTGGTGGCCGAGGGCGACACCGTGGTGGTGCTCGAGGCCATGAAGATGGAGCAGCCGCTGCTGGCCCACCGACCGGGTGTCGTGCACGGGCTGACCGCCTCGGTCGGGGCCACCGTGGGCAACGGCGAGGTCATCTGCGAGATCCGCGACACCGACGGCTGA
- a CDS encoding glycosyl hydrolase, translating into MDLRELRGGFRHPAADCRPMVRWWWFGPTVERRELTRQLEAMVAAGIGGVEVAHVYPLAPASCDFLSEEALGHLRHAAEEAHRLGLRFDLTLGSGWSFGGPHVGPDLAARRLHWERHEVGGSAAELELRASWPGDELVAAFVGDGSVLERPSDVRELAVRDGRFELPAGGQPRVVLVAWSRLTGQQVKRAAAGAEGPVLDHYSARAAAVHLEEVGERLLGAVPAGLVGAVFCDSLEVYGADWTPDLLTEFERRRGYDSRPRLHQLVLDGPGCEELRADHLRTLSELYEEHFVAPLGRWAREHGVDFRIQSYGVPPATLSSYRSADVCEGEGWGWRDLTTTRWAASAAHLLGRTVVSAEAWTWLHSPSFRATPLDVQGEAHEHLLQGVNQLVAHGWPYSPADAPGLGWFFYAAAALDDRNPWWSAAPALNAYLQRLCWLMRQGEPVRDVLVYLPTEDVYTRMGRPEDRSLDLWRSTAAWVGRELTGTLREHGLDYDLVDDDALALVDPASAPVVVLPRTSRLPAAARRWLDAVTEAGGTVIGWQSEVEGALLAGTPEELVGLIERVTAPAARVTGEDGRPVDDLAVVARRLPGAHVHLVVNTGPHPRTAVLRSRGEQTSWQEWDASSGEVRRTGSGPVGLSLAPYQATVVVTSADPVDPPLDGGGPEVRRRPVGDGWRVRFEDGPESPVALPHRWQDDPARRAFAGRATYTTSVRVGPDEAAGGDRLWLDLGPCTPLAVDPDAPQASGHSFRAEVATPVGEVAEVWVDDVRAGVLWSPPYRLDLTGLLGPGAHELRLVVAGTAAGALAADAATTELVAGATARDGRRFVMQDLDLAEVGLSSGLLAVPELVVTSG; encoded by the coding sequence GTGGACCTGCGAGAGCTCCGTGGAGGATTCCGTCACCCCGCCGCCGACTGCCGGCCGATGGTGCGCTGGTGGTGGTTCGGGCCCACCGTCGAGCGCCGCGAGCTGACCCGCCAGCTGGAGGCCATGGTCGCCGCGGGGATCGGCGGGGTCGAGGTGGCCCACGTCTACCCGCTGGCCCCGGCCAGTTGCGACTTCCTCTCCGAGGAGGCGCTGGGTCACCTCCGCCACGCCGCCGAGGAGGCGCACCGGCTGGGGCTGCGGTTCGACCTCACCCTGGGCAGCGGCTGGTCCTTCGGCGGACCGCACGTCGGCCCCGACCTGGCCGCCCGGCGGCTGCACTGGGAGCGGCACGAGGTGGGTGGGTCCGCCGCGGAGCTGGAGCTGCGGGCGTCCTGGCCCGGTGACGAGCTGGTCGCGGCCTTCGTCGGGGACGGCTCGGTGCTGGAGCGACCCTCCGACGTCCGTGAGCTGGCGGTGCGGGACGGCCGGTTCGAGCTCCCCGCGGGGGGTCAGCCGCGGGTGGTGCTGGTGGCGTGGTCGCGGCTGACCGGCCAGCAGGTGAAGCGTGCGGCCGCCGGGGCCGAGGGCCCGGTGCTGGACCACTACTCCGCGCGGGCGGCGGCCGTCCACCTCGAGGAGGTGGGGGAGCGGCTGCTGGGCGCGGTCCCGGCCGGGCTGGTCGGTGCGGTCTTCTGCGACAGCCTCGAGGTGTACGGGGCGGACTGGACCCCGGACCTGCTGACCGAGTTCGAGCGCCGTCGCGGCTACGACTCCCGGCCGCGGCTGCACCAGCTGGTGCTGGACGGTCCGGGGTGCGAGGAGCTGCGCGCGGACCACTTGCGCACCCTGTCCGAGCTGTACGAGGAGCACTTCGTGGCGCCGCTGGGCCGCTGGGCCCGGGAGCACGGCGTCGACTTCCGGATCCAGAGCTACGGGGTGCCGCCGGCCACCCTGAGCAGCTACCGCTCCGCCGACGTGTGCGAGGGGGAGGGGTGGGGCTGGCGGGACCTGACCACCACCCGCTGGGCGGCCTCGGCGGCCCACCTGCTGGGACGCACCGTGGTCTCGGCCGAGGCCTGGACGTGGCTGCACTCGCCGTCGTTCCGGGCCACCCCGCTCGACGTCCAGGGCGAGGCGCACGAGCACCTCCTGCAGGGGGTGAACCAGCTGGTCGCCCACGGCTGGCCCTACTCACCGGCCGACGCCCCGGGGCTGGGCTGGTTCTTCTACGCCGCCGCCGCCCTCGACGACCGCAACCCCTGGTGGTCCGCCGCTCCCGCGCTGAACGCCTACCTGCAGCGGTTGTGCTGGCTGATGCGCCAGGGCGAGCCGGTGCGCGACGTGCTGGTCTACCTGCCGACCGAGGACGTCTACACCCGGATGGGTCGCCCCGAGGACCGCTCGCTGGACCTGTGGCGATCCACCGCCGCCTGGGTCGGGCGCGAGCTGACCGGGACGCTGCGCGAGCACGGGCTGGACTACGACCTGGTCGACGACGACGCCCTCGCGCTGGTGGACCCGGCGAGTGCGCCGGTGGTGGTGCTGCCGCGGACGTCCCGGCTGCCCGCGGCGGCGCGACGCTGGCTCGACGCCGTCACCGAGGCCGGGGGCACGGTGATCGGCTGGCAGAGCGAGGTGGAGGGTGCGCTGCTCGCCGGCACCCCGGAGGAGCTGGTCGGCCTGATCGAGCGCGTCACCGCCCCCGCCGCCCGGGTGACCGGCGAGGACGGCCGTCCGGTCGACGACCTCGCGGTGGTGGCCCGCCGGCTGCCCGGCGCCCACGTCCACCTCGTGGTCAACACCGGCCCGCACCCCCGGACGGCGGTGCTGCGCAGCCGCGGGGAGCAGACGTCCTGGCAGGAGTGGGACGCCTCCAGCGGCGAGGTGCGGCGCACCGGCAGCGGACCCGTCGGGCTGTCGTTGGCGCCCTACCAGGCCACCGTCGTGGTGACGTCGGCCGACCCCGTCGACCCGCCGCTGGACGGCGGCGGGCCGGAGGTGCGGCGGCGCCCGGTCGGCGACGGCTGGCGGGTCCGCTTCGAGGACGGCCCGGAGTCCCCGGTCGCGCTCCCGCACCGCTGGCAGGACGACCCCGCGCGCCGGGCGTTCGCCGGTCGCGCCACCTACACCACCTCGGTGCGCGTCGGCCCCGACGAGGCCGCCGGCGGTGACCGGCTCTGGCTCGACCTGGGTCCCTGCACCCCGCTGGCCGTCGACCCCGACGCCCCGCAGGCCTCCGGCCACAGCTTCCGGGCCGAGGTCGCCACGCCGGTCGGCGAGGTGGCCGAGGTGTGGGTCGACGACGTCCGGGCCGGGGTGCTGTGGTCCCCGCCCTACCGTCTCGACCTCACCGGGCTGCTGGGCCCGGGGGCGCACGAGCTGCGGCTGGTGGTGGCCGGTACCGCCGCCGGTGCGCTGGCCGCCGACGCGGCGACCACCGAGCTGGTGGCCGGGGCCACCGCCCGCGACGGCCGTCGCTTCGTCATGCAGGACCTCGACCTCGCCGAGGTGGGTCTGTCCTCGGGGCTGCTGGCGGTGCCGGAGCTCGTCGTCACCAGCGGCTGA
- a CDS encoding ArsR/SmtB family transcription factor — protein sequence MDAVLQALADPSRRTVLELLRRGPATAGDLADALPIARPGVSRHLRVLREAGLVEVRREAQRRIYSLQPEALVEVDEWLGAYRVLWQNRLGALHTEIARGKKARR from the coding sequence ATGGACGCCGTGCTGCAGGCCCTGGCCGACCCGAGCCGACGCACCGTGCTGGAGCTCCTGCGGCGCGGTCCGGCGACGGCGGGCGACCTCGCCGACGCCCTGCCGATCGCCCGGCCCGGGGTGTCGCGGCACCTGCGGGTGCTGCGGGAGGCCGGGCTGGTCGAGGTGCGGCGGGAGGCGCAGCGCAGGATCTACAGCCTGCAGCCGGAGGCCCTGGTCGAGGTGGACGAGTGGCTCGGGGCCTACCGCGTCCTGTGGCAGAACCGGCTCGGCGCCCTGCACACCGAGATCGCGCGAGGGAAGAAGGCACGGAGATGA
- a CDS encoding VOC family protein, protein MSDLIRLSGTTVDAPDALALARFYAELTGGVAHGTSGWAVVTGRNGSIAFQQVGSYTPPRWPGSVVPMQMHLDFLVDDLDAAGERALAAGATRLGFQPNSDHCIVYADPAGHPFCLSTWDVADLVDLAQDGPAG, encoded by the coding sequence ATGTCGGACCTGATCAGGCTGAGCGGGACCACCGTGGACGCGCCGGACGCCCTCGCCCTGGCCCGGTTCTACGCCGAGCTGACCGGCGGCGTGGCGCACGGGACGTCGGGGTGGGCGGTGGTCACCGGCCGGAACGGGTCCATCGCCTTCCAGCAGGTCGGGTCCTACACACCACCCCGGTGGCCGGGGAGCGTCGTGCCGATGCAGATGCACCTGGACTTCCTCGTCGACGACCTCGACGCGGCCGGGGAACGGGCGCTCGCCGCCGGGGCCACGCGGCTGGGGTTCCAGCCGAACTCCGACCACTGCATCGTGTACGCCGACCCGGCCGGCCACCCGTTCTGCCTGTCCACCTGGGACGTCGCGGACCTCGTCGACCTCGCCCAGGACGGCCCTGCGGGCTGA
- a CDS encoding acyl-CoA dehydrogenase family protein has product MHEPDDTSEDHRDLRRAVADFALHEVAPHAARWDADHHIPAEVVTALGDLGVFALGGPEEFGGLGDLTALCIAIEEIGRQDQSLGITVEAAVGLGIAPIARFGTREQQERWLPDLMAGRALAAFGLTEAGAGSDAGATRTRAELVDGTWVVDGTKQFITNSGHELSRLVTVTARTGTREDGRAEISTLLVPTGTPGLLVEPGYDKLGWHASDTHPLVLDGVRVPEANLLGERGRGLTQFLSILDDGRIAIAALALGCVRACRDLAVEHARQRTTFGARIGDRQGIAFPLADLDVMARTSHLLVYSAAALRDRGAPAAEVARAAAIAKLQVTEHAVAATRVATQVFGGYGFMEEYPVARFYRDAKVLEIGEGTSEVQRMVLARGLGLLSR; this is encoded by the coding sequence GTGCACGAGCCGGACGACACCAGCGAGGACCACCGCGACCTGCGCCGTGCGGTCGCCGACTTCGCGCTCCACGAGGTGGCCCCGCACGCGGCCCGCTGGGACGCCGACCACCACATCCCCGCCGAGGTGGTCACCGCCCTCGGCGACCTGGGGGTGTTCGCCCTCGGCGGCCCGGAGGAGTTCGGGGGCCTGGGCGACCTCACCGCGCTCTGCATCGCCATCGAGGAGATCGGTCGCCAGGACCAGTCGCTGGGCATCACCGTGGAGGCCGCGGTCGGGCTGGGCATCGCCCCGATCGCCCGCTTCGGCACCCGCGAGCAGCAGGAGCGGTGGCTGCCGGACCTGATGGCCGGACGCGCCCTGGCCGCCTTCGGCCTGACCGAGGCCGGGGCCGGCTCCGACGCCGGCGCCACCCGCACCCGCGCGGAGCTGGTGGACGGGACGTGGGTGGTCGACGGGACCAAGCAGTTCATCACCAACTCCGGCCACGAGCTCTCCCGGCTGGTCACCGTGACCGCCCGTACCGGGACCCGCGAGGACGGCCGGGCCGAGATCTCCACCCTGCTGGTGCCCACCGGCACCCCCGGGCTGCTGGTGGAGCCCGGCTACGACAAGCTCGGGTGGCACGCCAGCGACACCCACCCCCTGGTGCTCGACGGGGTCCGCGTCCCGGAGGCGAACCTGCTCGGCGAGCGCGGCCGGGGGCTGACCCAGTTCCTCTCCATCCTGGACGACGGCCGGATCGCCATCGCGGCGCTGGCCCTGGGCTGCGTCCGGGCCTGCCGCGACCTCGCCGTCGAGCACGCCCGGCAGCGCACCACCTTCGGCGCCCGCATCGGCGACCGCCAGGGGATCGCCTTCCCGCTGGCCGACCTGGACGTGATGGCGCGGACGTCGCACCTGCTGGTCTACTCCGCCGCGGCGCTGCGCGACCGGGGAGCCCCGGCGGCGGAGGTGGCCCGGGCGGCGGCGATCGCCAAGCTGCAGGTGACCGAGCACGCGGTCGCGGCGACCCGGGTGGCCACCCAGGTGTTCGGGGGCTACGGCTTCATGGAGGAGTACCCGGTGGCCCGCTTCTACCGCGACGCCAAGGTGCTGGAGATCGGCGAGGGCACCTCGGAGGTGCAGCGGATGGTGCTGGCCCGCGGCCTGGGTCTGCTGAGCCGGTGA
- a CDS encoding SRPBCC domain-containing protein, with the protein MRIIGTLRAVDDTRGAVRVEDVYDTDVEDLWSAVTTPERLARWIAEVSGELRPGSTVQAVFTSGWAGPARIEVCDAPHHLLLTAAPGTGEETQMEAWLTAEGARTRLVVEERGLPLAALPSHGAGWQAHLEDLGRSLAGAAFAWHERWTELTPVYQDGPVG; encoded by the coding sequence ATGAGGATCATCGGGACGCTGCGGGCGGTCGACGACACCCGCGGGGCGGTGCGGGTGGAGGACGTGTACGACACCGACGTCGAGGACCTGTGGTCGGCGGTGACCACCCCGGAGCGGCTGGCGCGCTGGATCGCCGAGGTGTCCGGCGAGCTGCGTCCGGGGAGCACGGTCCAGGCCGTGTTCACCAGCGGCTGGGCGGGTCCGGCCCGGATCGAGGTCTGCGACGCCCCGCACCACCTGCTCCTCACCGCCGCGCCCGGGACCGGGGAGGAGACCCAGATGGAGGCGTGGCTGACCGCGGAGGGAGCGCGGACCCGGCTGGTGGTCGAGGAGCGCGGCCTGCCCCTGGCCGCCCTCCCCTCCCACGGAGCCGGCTGGCAGGCCCACCTGGAGGACCTCGGACGCTCGCTGGCCGGCGCCGCCTTCGCCTGGCACGAGCGCTGGACCGAGCTGACGCCGGTCTACCAGGACGGGCCGGTCGGCTGA
- a CDS encoding acyl-CoA carboxylase subunit beta, translating to MSEQPTGSAAERVRAARAATERPGAAAAAKLARQGKLFARERIDLLLDPGTFVEDGRLANALTPGYPADGVVTGRGLVDGRPVLVVANDPSVKAGSWGARTAEKMIRVTEIALADELPIFWLVDSAGARITDQLQIFPGRRGAGRIFRNQVALSGRVPQICCLFGPSAAGGAYIPSFCDVVIMVEANASMYLGSPRMAEMVVGEKVGLAEMGGARMHAEVSGCGDQLAVDDADALAQAREWFSYFPRCWREDPPVQAGGEPATELTDDVVPAEESRGYDIRAVVDGVVDAGSFLEVKPLFAPELVIGLALLDGHPVGVVANQPAVKGGVLFVDSADKAARFIWLCDAFNLPLLFLADVPGFMIGSAVERQGIIRHGAKMVTAVAEATVPKISVIVRKAYGAGLYAMCGPGFGPDACLALPTARIAVMGPEAAVNAVYANKIDAVTDEVERTAMIGDLRTAYEADIDILRLAADLVIDAVVEPGELRRELVARFAAASTKSRSFTERRHGVPPV from the coding sequence ATGAGCGAGCAGCCCACGGGGTCGGCGGCCGAGCGGGTGCGCGCGGCCCGCGCCGCCACCGAGCGGCCCGGTGCGGCCGCCGCGGCCAAGCTGGCCCGGCAGGGCAAGCTCTTCGCCCGCGAGCGGATCGACCTCCTGCTGGACCCCGGCACCTTCGTCGAGGACGGCCGGCTGGCCAACGCGCTCACCCCCGGCTACCCGGCCGACGGCGTGGTCACCGGACGCGGGCTGGTGGACGGCCGGCCCGTGCTGGTGGTGGCCAACGACCCGAGCGTCAAGGCCGGTTCCTGGGGCGCCCGCACCGCGGAGAAGATGATCCGGGTCACCGAGATCGCGCTGGCTGACGAGCTGCCGATCTTCTGGCTGGTCGACTCCGCCGGGGCCCGGATCACCGACCAGCTGCAGATCTTCCCCGGACGCCGCGGCGCGGGCCGGATCTTCCGCAACCAGGTCGCGCTGTCCGGACGGGTGCCGCAGATCTGCTGCCTGTTCGGCCCCTCCGCCGCCGGCGGCGCCTACATCCCCTCCTTCTGCGACGTGGTGATCATGGTCGAGGCCAACGCCTCGATGTACCTGGGGTCGCCGCGGATGGCGGAGATGGTGGTGGGGGAGAAGGTCGGTCTGGCCGAGATGGGCGGGGCCCGGATGCACGCCGAGGTCTCCGGGTGCGGGGACCAGCTGGCCGTGGACGACGCCGACGCCCTCGCCCAGGCCCGGGAGTGGTTCTCCTACTTCCCCCGCTGCTGGCGGGAGGACCCGCCGGTGCAGGCTGGCGGCGAGCCGGCGACCGAGCTGACCGACGACGTGGTGCCGGCCGAGGAGTCCCGCGGCTACGACATCCGGGCCGTGGTCGACGGCGTGGTGGACGCCGGCTCCTTCCTGGAGGTCAAGCCGCTGTTCGCCCCCGAGCTGGTGATCGGGCTGGCGCTGCTGGACGGTCACCCGGTCGGCGTCGTGGCCAACCAGCCGGCGGTCAAGGGTGGCGTGCTGTTCGTCGACTCCGCCGACAAGGCCGCCCGCTTCATCTGGCTGTGCGACGCCTTCAACCTGCCGCTGCTCTTCCTGGCCGACGTGCCGGGCTTCATGATCGGCTCGGCCGTCGAGCGCCAGGGCATCATCCGCCACGGCGCCAAGATGGTCACCGCGGTGGCCGAGGCGACGGTGCCCAAGATCTCGGTGATCGTGCGCAAGGCCTACGGCGCGGGTCTGTACGCGATGTGCGGGCCGGGGTTCGGCCCGGACGCCTGCCTGGCCCTGCCCACCGCGCGGATCGCCGTGATGGGTCCGGAGGCGGCGGTCAACGCCGTCTACGCCAACAAGATCGACGCGGTCACCGACGAGGTCGAGCGGACGGCCATGATCGGCGACCTCCGCACCGCCTACGAGGCCGACATCGACATCCTGCGGCTGGCCGCCGACCTGGTGATCGACGCCGTGGTCGAGCCCGGCGAGCTGCGCCGGGAGCTGGTGGCTCGCTTCGCCGCGGCGTCGACCAAGAGCCGCTCCTTCACCGAGCGCCGGCACGGGGTGCCGCCGGTCTAG
- a CDS encoding LamB/YcsF family protein, producing the protein MGLVRVDLNADVGESFGRWSLGDDDALMPLLTSANVACGFHAGDPLTMRRACRSAVAHGVSVGAHVGYRDLAGFGRRFVDAGVEELAADVVYQIGALDGIALSEGTQVRYVKPHGALYHATIEHREQASAVVSAIVDYDPGLAVVGWPGSQLLTLARHRGLRTVEEWFVDRGYDASGRLVPRGAPGALVTDPEVAAANAVRAVERGAGASLCVHSDSPGAAATLRAVRDALTDAGTEIVPFAA; encoded by the coding sequence TTGGGTCTCGTGCGGGTCGATCTGAACGCGGACGTGGGTGAGTCCTTCGGCCGCTGGAGCCTCGGTGACGACGACGCCCTGATGCCGCTGCTCACCAGCGCGAACGTGGCCTGCGGGTTCCACGCCGGCGACCCCCTCACCATGCGCCGGGCCTGCCGCAGCGCCGTCGCCCACGGGGTCAGCGTCGGCGCGCACGTCGGCTACCGCGACCTGGCCGGCTTCGGACGCCGCTTCGTCGACGCCGGCGTCGAGGAGCTGGCCGCCGACGTCGTCTACCAGATCGGCGCGCTGGACGGCATCGCCCTCAGCGAGGGCACCCAGGTGCGCTACGTGAAGCCCCACGGCGCGCTGTACCACGCCACCATCGAGCACCGCGAGCAGGCCAGCGCCGTCGTCTCGGCCATCGTCGACTACGACCCGGGGCTCGCCGTGGTGGGCTGGCCGGGGTCGCAGCTGCTGACGCTGGCACGACACCGTGGGCTGCGGACCGTGGAGGAGTGGTTCGTCGACCGCGGCTACGACGCGAGCGGACGGCTCGTCCCCCGCGGTGCGCCGGGGGCCCTGGTGACCGACCCCGAGGTGGCCGCCGCCAACGCCGTGCGCGCGGTGGAGCGGGGAGCGGGGGCGTCGCTGTGCGTGCACTCCGACAGCCCGGGCGCCGCGGCCACCCTGCGGGCCGTCCGCGACGCCCTCACCGACGCCGGGACCGAGATCGTCCCCTTCGCCGCCTGA
- a CDS encoding SDR family oxidoreductase: MEDTAQSPPTRPSVLITGGSRGIGLAVAAALADTHHLLVGGRDREQLQTVCDGFPDAEPWPVDLADPGATAEAAAAIDTLDVMVHSAGVEAAGTVEELTREQWRSVLELNVVAVADLTRLLLPALRRASGQVVMINSGSGYFSTAGGGLYAASKFALRALTDALREEERGRVRVVSIHPGRVDTDMQRRIQGEEGYQPSDHMRPASVAQAVAMAVRTPPDAVVESLSIRPS, encoded by the coding sequence ATGGAGGACACAGCGCAGAGCCCGCCGACGCGTCCCAGCGTCCTGATCACCGGGGGGTCCCGCGGGATCGGGCTGGCCGTGGCCGCCGCCCTCGCCGACACCCACCACCTCCTGGTCGGCGGACGTGACCGCGAGCAGCTCCAGACGGTCTGCGACGGGTTCCCCGACGCGGAGCCGTGGCCGGTCGACCTCGCCGACCCCGGGGCGACCGCCGAGGCCGCTGCTGCCATCGACACCCTCGACGTGATGGTGCACAGCGCCGGCGTGGAGGCCGCCGGGACGGTGGAGGAGCTGACCCGGGAGCAGTGGCGCTCGGTGCTGGAGCTGAACGTCGTCGCCGTGGCCGACCTGACCCGGCTGCTGCTGCCCGCCCTGCGACGCGCCTCCGGCCAGGTCGTCATGATCAACTCCGGCTCCGGCTACTTCAGCACCGCCGGCGGCGGGCTGTACGCGGCGTCCAAGTTCGCCCTCCGCGCCCTGACCGACGCGCTCCGCGAGGAGGAGCGGGGGCGCGTCCGGGTCGTCTCCATCCACCCCGGGCGGGTGGACACCGACATGCAGCGCCGGATCCAGGGCGAGGAGGGCTACCAGCCCAGCGACCACATGAGGCCGGCCTCGGTCGCCCAGGCGGTGGCCATGGCGGTGCGGACCCCACCGGACGCGGTCGTCGAGTCGCTCTCGATCCGGCCGAGCTGA